In Desulfosporosinus youngiae DSM 17734, the genomic stretch TGAAGGCTCGAATATGTCCTCGACTCTCGAAGCCATTGAATATATTCAAAGCAAAAATGTCCTGTTTGCACCCAGTAAAGCAGCTAACGCAGGCGGTGTCGCCGTATCTGCTCTGGAAATGTCTCAAAACAGCATGCGCTATTCCTGGACCTTTGAAGAAGTCGATACTAAACTTCAAACTATTATGGCCAATATCTTTAAAAACTCGAATGAAGCTGCTAAAGAATTCGGATATGAAGGAAATCTCGTTGCCGGTGCCAATATCGCTGGCTTCCTGAAAGTTGCCGAAGCCATGTTGGCACAAGGAATTGTTTAAGAAAAAGTGAGCGGGGAGGAAGGGCAGCCTTTAGTTGATTGGCCGACCTCCCGCACTGTGCGTACCATCAGGCTGAAGATATAGTTATAACAATGATTCTATTATGAAGGAAGCAACAGACTTGAACGATTCTATTATGTTAAACAAGCGATGGAAAGGTGCTGCAGCTGTTTTATTATCAGCTGCCAGCTTTGCCTTGTCATCAATTTTATATAAAATAGCCTTTCGTGCTGAACTAACCCCTGCTCAGGTTCTTGCTGCCCACACATGGATTGCTTCGGGATTACTTACAGTATATGTAATCTTATTTCAGCGTAATATCCTGCGTTTGAATTGGAGTATACTTGGGGCTATGGCCATTGCCGGATTATTAGGAAAGCTTGGTACGAACATTTTATTCGCTTCCTCTCTTCAGTATTTGCCAGCATCCTTAGCTACTTTGCTACTCTACCTCTATGTGGTTTTTGTCATAGCTTCAAGGATAATTTTTCTTAAAAAGAAGACGAACCTTGTGGAGGGAATAGCTTCATTAATAGTTTTGATGGGTGCCTTCTTAGCAAGCGGAATTATGTTTAATGCAGAGTCTATGTCACTCATAGGTGTTTTTATAGCTTTAGGAGCGGCTTTCTGCTATACCATCTACAATATTTTGGGCGAAGTATTTCTCGGCAAAATCTCTCCTCTGGCGGTGATGTTTTATACCCAATGGTTTTCAGCACTGGGACTTTTGGGATATCTGGGAAAAGAGGTTACTAAAATACCTTGGGGTAATCCCAGTCTATGGCTTATAGGGGCAGCAATGGCTTTTATTTGTTCCATTTTGCCGTTTTATTTGATCTTGTATGGTATTGCAAGAATTGGTTCTAGTAAAGCATCTATTCTTAGCACCTTAGAGTTGCCTTTGGCGTATATATTAAGCGGAATTTTGTTAGGGGAACTGCCAACCTGGAACCAAACACTGGGTGGCTTATTCGTGTTGATCGGAATAGTTTTTTCGAATTTCCGGAAAAGGGTGCACATAGAGAATTAAACGATCGATAATGGCAAATCCGCCGAAAGACGGGGACGCGAAGCTATAGAGGGGGATCCTTATGAAGACAAGTGATCTAGGTTTTTCAGGCATGAGGACTAAATTAATGATGATTTTTTTAATCTTAGTTATTGTGCCGATCGCTTTTATCAGCTATGGAGTAAATAGTTATGTTAAAAATCAGGTTCTGGATAACTTTGTCATTTCAACAACCAAAGAAATTACTCAGGTAAACAATATGATTAATACCTTTTTTGCCTCAGTAAGCGATAACTGTGATTTGCTGGCCAATGATGCTGCTGTTGAAAAGGCAGATCAAACGATTACCACATATATAAATAAAAAAGGTGACGGAACTAAAATGACACCGTCCCAAAACGGAGGCATTGAACAAGAAATATATAATAGTTTTTTAAGGTATGCACAAACGCACCCTAATACCGCTTATTTATACATGGGGACAACCCATGGAGGATATATTCAATGGCCTGAAAGTAAAGTTGCGGATAATTATGACCCAAGAGAACGGCTCTGGTATAAAACCGCTATGAATAATAAAGGCAAGGTAGTCAGGACTGCTCCTTATTACTATGAGACGGATAATTCAACGTATGTTGATACCGTAAAGACTATTTCCAATAATTCAGGAGAAATTATGGGGGTCCAAGTACTTAGTATAAGCTTAAATAGGATCACAGAAGAGATTAAAACTATTAAAGTTGGAAAAACCGGTTATCTAATGTTAGTGGATAGTGATGGGACAATTATTGCCAATCCTAATAAACCTGAGTACAATTTTAAGAAGATTTCGGAGTTAGACATCCATGAATTAAATAAAATTACAGAAATTAATTCCGATTACTTCTATGCCAATATTGATAAGCAAAGGAATATTGTCAATGTATATACGTCTCCTGAAACAAATTGGAAATTTGTTGCGATAATCCCGGAAGTGGAAGCGATGGCAAGTGCCAGTCAGATTCAGAAAACGATTGTCATTTTGGCCCTTATTTTTGTTGCTGCAGGTTTGTTGGCTGCGTTTATTATTTCTAAAAAAATTGCCAAACCTATAGCTGTAACGGCTTCATATTTGGATACGATGAAAACGGGTGATTTCAGCAAGGAATTTCCTGAAAATCTCTTGCGCAGGAAGGATGAAATAGGAGTTTTGGGAAAGGCTGTAAAGGATATGTGTCATGACATAGGAAATTTGATAAAACAAGTTAAAGATTCTTCAGGTATGGTAAGGAATACCTCAAATTTTCTGACAGACATGACTACGCATACAGACGACGCTACCAAGGAAGTTGTAGGGGCCGTCCGACAGATAGCCCTTGCAGCTGCTGAACAGGCCAGGGAGTTGGAGATTAGTTCCTCAAAAACCAATGAATTAGCTGAGCGCATAGAAATCGTTAGTAAATCTGTTGAGGAAATGGGGAAAATATCCTCACAAACAAGCGGGCTGAATTTAAAGGGTTTAAATATTATGAAATCACTGATCGATAAATCAGTGGCTACAAAAGAGTCGGCTCAACAAGTGAATGATTTAGTACTTGGAATGGATAAGATGTCGGGGGAAATCAGTGCCATAACGGAAACTATTCGTCAAATTGCCGAGCAAACTAATCTCCTGGCTCTAAATGCGGCTATCGAAGCGGCTCGTGCCGGAGAGCATGGAAGGGGATTTGCAGTTGTAGCTGAAGAAGTAAGGAAGCTTGCTGAGGAATCCGGAAATGCTACAAAGGATATTAATAAGCTAATCGGAAACCTTCAGAATCAAACGAAAGATGTTGTTTTGGCAACGAAGAAATTGATTAACTTCACCAATGAACAAGAGAACTCCGTCAATGAGACTGAAGAGATTTTCCGTGAAACCGAAAACGGAATAGGAGTATTAGATATAAAAGTCGCAGAAGTAAAGGAACAAAATAGGCAGATGGAAGAAAAAAAGGATATGCTTATTAGTTCCATAGATAACATTTCGGCCGTATCTGAAGAAACCGCCGCCAGCACTGAGGAAGTTTCCGCCTCTATGGACGAACAAGCGGCTGCTATTGAACAAATTACTAGATATTCAACAGAGTTAAAAAGTCTGGCCGGAAATCTACAAAGGCTAATTGAGAAATTTGTCATTTAAGGGAATGTAAATTATTTTGGGTAAGGAATTTTTGCCTAGAAGGAAATTTAGTTGGCCGATTCAAATCAGGTGGTTCGTCTAAAGTCATTAAATGTCAGTGAATTTAATAGTTGGTACTTCATGCTTTAATGTCAATTCGATATGGTTTATATCCTCTATCTGACGTTTATAGACGGAAACATCTTCTAAATCAACCCAGTGTTTGGTAAATGCTACCTGTTCTTCCCCTAAAAGTATGCGAATAATCTCTGGTGCAGCCAGGTTGGCAGGGGCTGCAGAAAAAAGGTCTTTTTTTTCGATTACGAGTTCTTCGCGCTTAACCGGCACAGTGAAATTCTTTTCCTGAGTGTAAGTTTCTCTATAAATTTTCACCTCTCCCGTTTGTAGCCACTTTTTGATTATCTTGAGCTGTTCTGCTTTAATCTGAAGGGCTGCATCTTCATTCGAGCAACTGCCTTGAAATGGTGAGTCCGTTTCCAATGATGACTTGTCTTCCACTTTTGTCCCCCCATTTAGAGAACCACCTCACCAATCATGGGTACGATGGGTGAGGTGGTTTTAGTTGTTATTGTAATTGCTGATCTGTTACATTCTCGATTACATCGGGATTACCATATTTATTAACCCTGGCCTCTTCATGTCTAAGAGTTTCATCGATATGCTTAGTATCTTCTACAATATTCTTGTGAGCTAAAACCTCTCCTGTTACAACGGTATATTTATCCACAGTAACCGTTTCCTGACTAACGGGAATCCGTATGGTTTCTTCGTTAGTAATAGGTGAATCCGTCGCTTCGTTATTTAAAACTCTTCTTTCAATAACGATTTCTTCACGCATTACAGGAATATCAACCGTTCTTTGTTCCTCAATGATTTCCTTACTAAGTTCTACTTCACCTGTTTGTACTCTGTCTTTTTCGATATTGAGTTCCTCTTTGCGGAGAAGCAGTTTTGCATCATCAACAGCAGTATTCGTTTGATCTTTAATCTCTTCCCGAGTCTCTCCTTGTATTTCGTCAGCATTTCCATTTCCAAAAATATCATTTAAGATTCCCATAATTATATTAATACCTCCTTGTTTTATCCCTTTGAAGTTCACTATTTATATTGCCCGCCAAAAGAACAATCTATGAAATGAAATTCTTGCTGATTTTTGGTACAATAACGGGAAGAATAAACTAAATACCTTGAAAGGGATGATTAATATGAGTCTTAAAGAAGATGTGTTAAATGCAATGAGAGATGCAGGAAAACCGGTAAGCGCGGGAGAAATTGAGAAATTAACGGGACTTGACCGAAAAGAAATTGATAAAGCATTTAAAGAATTAAAAAAGGACAATTCAATTACTTCTCCTGTAAGATGCAAATGGGAACCAACGAACTGAACAAAAAGCAAGAAAACTCCTGTTGCGGATTAAGGTTTGTAATCAGCAACAGGAGTAAATAGTTTTAGTGATATTTAAAAGCATCCCATAAATCAAGAATCTTACTGTGTTAAATGCGCATAAAGAAATAGACAATCATTAAGATTTCAGCACATAGTTTTAAGACCGTTCCACCGAGGATACCAATAAGAGTGCCAAATCCAACCCGGATTGCTTGATTGAGTTCTATTCCTCGCACTAATTCAGCTATAACAGCACCTAAGAAGGGACCAATGACGATACCTAAAGGACCGAAGGAAATTATACCAAAGATTGTGCCGATGACTGCCCCCCAGGCTGCCTGTTTACTGCCATTGGAACGCCGTGTGCCGGCAGCAGAGGCCAGAAAATCTATGGAAAAAATTAAGATCAGCACGAGTGCTTGCAAGAGAAAGAAATTGACATCGAGTGATGCGAACTTAGTCATGAAGCCGTACAGAAGCATTCCGCCGTAAATTAGAACGGCACCAGGCAGAATAGGGAGTATAGTCCCCAGCAGACCGGCTATAAATAGAATGATCGATAAGATTAGAGCTGTTGTCTCCAATTTCGTTGCCTCCTTTAGCAAGGAAAGTAAATGAGACGGACCCAAGCTGAAGTTGTATCTTGCTAAGAATAGCATATCATAAGACATGAAGTCCCGGCAATCTTAAAAGGACTAAATTTAGACCAGAAGTTTTGCGACAAACAACTTTGGTGTTATAATAAAGTTGTTTGATCGATATTCTTGGGCGTTGACAACATAAGAAGATAGAGCATAAGAAGACAGATAGGTTAGAAATAAAACAGATCGCTTGGGAATAAAATAACAAATCGGCAAGGATTATCATGTAATGAAAGGTGTTAATAATGAATATCAAATTACCGGCCTATTTTTCCAAGAAAGGTCATGACTTATGGTTAACTGAAGACGAACGTGAGGATTTGAAAATAAGTTACCGAATTAAAGAAATTCTTTATGAAGAACAATCTGAGTTTCAACATGTTATGATCCTGGATTCCTATAGCTTTGGACGTATGCTCGTTTTAGATGGTATTGTCCAGACCACTTCTTTAGATGGGTACATCTATAACGAGATGATTTCTCATATACCCCTATCCATCCATCCTGATCCAAGACGAGTGCTAATTATAGGTGGCGGAGATTGTGGGGTGGCCAGAGAAGTATGTAAGTATCGTTCTGTTGAACGGATTGATATGGCTGAAATTGATAAACTGGTGGTTGAAGCCTGCCTGAAACATTTGCCGGAAGTATCAGGGCGTTTGTCTGATCCACGAGTTCAGTTCATTTTTGATGATGGGGTAAAATTTGTCTTGAACAAAGTAAATGAATACGATGTAATTATCGTTGATTCATCCGACCCTATCGGACCGGCAAAGAGTCTTTTTGAAAAAAGTTTCTATCAAAGCTTACACAAGGCTTTAAAAAAGGACGGCTTAATGGTTTGTCAAAGCCAGTCTCCGATTTTCCATGCTGAAGTCATGAAGCAAACGTTCCAACGGATCAGGAGTCTTTTTGCTGACGTAAAATTATATACGGCCGTTGTCCCTACTTATCCCGGCGGATTATGGAGTTTTACCCTGGGATTAAAGCGTTCTGCCGCTCCAAATCCGGAAAAGCTAAATGAAAATGATACACATTATGTCAATAAACAGATCATTGAGAGATGCTTTTCACTACCTCAATTTATGCGTGATCAATTGAACCACTAGTTTGCTGCGACGGTTAAATTAAGGGATAGCAGCTGATATGGGTATCAAAATGAAGTTTGGCGTGTTATACTTAAAGTAATGTTATTGAATGGAGGGTTGTCTTAAAATGGGTATTTGGTATATTAGATTTCGATTTGCTACTTTATGCAACTAATTGAATAGTGCTTAAAGGCTCTGCCTATGTGTAGGGTAATCGGGATTGGTATGCCTATTTTTAAGACGCCTTATTAACGATATATGGAAGTTCGTTAAAGAGGGAGGGATAAATATACCCTCTTTTTGTGTATCTTGCTAATGAATATAATCTTCTTAAAGAGTCTGGTTCTTGAAACGTTCCGCAACATCTTTCTGAGAAGATCTATATAATTGGTAAAAATGCTTGTTTTTCTATATTACTAAGGGGTTCTTTCGTCTTTTATTCGGCATCTCCCGTTTACTCAATGCACAGGTAATCAGCCTGTGTATTTTTGTTATCACAAATGGGGGTATAGATATGCGACAAAAGCAAAAAGCGATTCTCGTGGGAGTTAACCTTAACAACCAGCAGGACTTTACAAACTCAATGAAGGAATTATCTAACCTGGCTGAGGCTTGTGAGATAGAGGTAGTTGGCGAAAAGAGCCAAAACTTGAATAGTGTGATAAAAGCTTATTATATAGGTAAAGGAAAACTACAAGAAGTATTGGCGCTAATCCAAGAGAAGAAGGCTGATATGGTGATTTTCAATGATGAACTGTCTCCTTCACAAATCCGCAACCTGGAGGCCACGCTAAAATGTAAGGTAATAGACCGTACGGTACTGATTTTGGACATTTTTGCTCAGAGGGCTAGAACCAGAGAAGCTCAACTACAGGTAGAGGTAGCCAAACTTCAATATATGCTTCCGCGGCTGATTGGCTCCGGAGAATCGTTGGGCCGTCAGGGGGGAGGAGCCGGCCTTAAAAACAGAGGCTCAGGAGAGACTAAACTAGAGCTTGATCGCAGAAAGATTGAAGAAAGAATCAGCAGCTTGAACAAAGAATTAGAGATACTTGTAGCTCAACGTCAAAACCAACGGAAACGACGTAAGAAGAAAGAAATACCTGTGATTGCCTTAGTAGGATATACGAATACAGGCAAGTCAACGATTATGAATGTCATGCTGGATCTGTTTAATCCAACAAGCGAAAAGCAGGTGTTTGAAAAAAATATGTTGTTTGCCACCTTAGAAACCTCGGTGAGGAGTATTGAATTACCGGATAATAAGACCTTTTTGTTAACTGATACCGTAGGGTTTATTAGTAAATTGCCTCACCATCTGGTAAAGGCCTTTCGCTCAACGTTAGAAGAAGTTGCGGAAGCTGATCTTCTGATTCATGTCGTTGATTACTCAAATCCTTTTTATAAGGAACAGATTGAGGTTACGAAGGAGACCTTAAAGGAGCTTGGAGCAGATAATATCCCTGTGATTTATGCTTATAACAAAACTG encodes the following:
- a CDS encoding YsnF/AvaK domain-containing protein translates to MEDKSSLETDSPFQGSCSNEDAALQIKAEQLKIIKKWLQTGEVKIYRETYTQEKNFTVPVKREELVIEKKDLFSAAPANLAAPEIIRILLGEEQVAFTKHWVDLEDVSVYKRQIEDINHIELTLKHEVPTIKFTDI
- a CDS encoding YsnF/AvaK domain-containing protein, giving the protein MGILNDIFGNGNADEIQGETREEIKDQTNTAVDDAKLLLRKEELNIEKDRVQTGEVELSKEIIEEQRTVDIPVMREEIVIERRVLNNEATDSPITNEETIRIPVSQETVTVDKYTVVTGEVLAHKNIVEDTKHIDETLRHEEARVNKYGNPDVIENVTDQQLQ
- the speE gene encoding polyamine aminopropyltransferase, with protein sequence MNIKLPAYFSKKGHDLWLTEDEREDLKISYRIKEILYEEQSEFQHVMILDSYSFGRMLVLDGIVQTTSLDGYIYNEMISHIPLSIHPDPRRVLIIGGGDCGVAREVCKYRSVERIDMAEIDKLVVEACLKHLPEVSGRLSDPRVQFIFDDGVKFVLNKVNEYDVIIVDSSDPIGPAKSLFEKSFYQSLHKALKKDGLMVCQSQSPIFHAEVMKQTFQRIRSLFADVKLYTAVVPTYPGGLWSFTLGLKRSAAPNPEKLNENDTHYVNKQIIERCFSLPQFMRDQLNH
- a CDS encoding DMT family transporter — encoded protein: MNDSIMLNKRWKGAAAVLLSAASFALSSILYKIAFRAELTPAQVLAAHTWIASGLLTVYVILFQRNILRLNWSILGAMAIAGLLGKLGTNILFASSLQYLPASLATLLLYLYVVFVIASRIIFLKKKTNLVEGIASLIVLMGAFLASGIMFNAESMSLIGVFIALGAAFCYTIYNILGEVFLGKISPLAVMFYTQWFSALGLLGYLGKEVTKIPWGNPSLWLIGAAMAFICSILPFYLILYGIARIGSSKASILSTLELPLAYILSGILLGELPTWNQTLGGLFVLIGIVFSNFRKRVHIEN
- a CDS encoding methyl-accepting chemotaxis protein, with protein sequence MKTSDLGFSGMRTKLMMIFLILVIVPIAFISYGVNSYVKNQVLDNFVISTTKEITQVNNMINTFFASVSDNCDLLANDAAVEKADQTITTYINKKGDGTKMTPSQNGGIEQEIYNSFLRYAQTHPNTAYLYMGTTHGGYIQWPESKVADNYDPRERLWYKTAMNNKGKVVRTAPYYYETDNSTYVDTVKTISNNSGEIMGVQVLSISLNRITEEIKTIKVGKTGYLMLVDSDGTIIANPNKPEYNFKKISELDIHELNKITEINSDYFYANIDKQRNIVNVYTSPETNWKFVAIIPEVEAMASASQIQKTIVILALIFVAAGLLAAFIISKKIAKPIAVTASYLDTMKTGDFSKEFPENLLRRKDEIGVLGKAVKDMCHDIGNLIKQVKDSSGMVRNTSNFLTDMTTHTDDATKEVVGAVRQIALAAAEQARELEISSSKTNELAERIEIVSKSVEEMGKISSQTSGLNLKGLNIMKSLIDKSVATKESAQQVNDLVLGMDKMSGEISAITETIRQIAEQTNLLALNAAIEAARAGEHGRGFAVVAEEVRKLAEESGNATKDINKLIGNLQNQTKDVVLATKKLINFTNEQENSVNETEEIFRETENGIGVLDIKVAEVKEQNRQMEEKKDMLISSIDNISAVSEETAASTEEVSASMDEQAAAIEQITRYSTELKSLAGNLQRLIEKFVI
- a CDS encoding DUF456 domain-containing protein, with translation METTALILSIILFIAGLLGTILPILPGAVLIYGGMLLYGFMTKFASLDVNFFLLQALVLILIFSIDFLASAAGTRRSNGSKQAAWGAVIGTIFGIISFGPLGIVIGPFLGAVIAELVRGIELNQAIRVGFGTLIGILGGTVLKLCAEILMIVYFFMRI
- the hflX gene encoding GTPase HflX translates to MRQKQKAILVGVNLNNQQDFTNSMKELSNLAEACEIEVVGEKSQNLNSVIKAYYIGKGKLQEVLALIQEKKADMVIFNDELSPSQIRNLEATLKCKVIDRTVLILDIFAQRARTREAQLQVEVAKLQYMLPRLIGSGESLGRQGGGAGLKNRGSGETKLELDRRKIEERISSLNKELEILVAQRQNQRKRRKKKEIPVIALVGYTNTGKSTIMNVMLDLFNPTSEKQVFEKNMLFATLETSVRSIELPDNKTFLLTDTVGFISKLPHHLVKAFRSTLEEVAEADLLIHVVDYSNPFYKEQIEVTKETLKELGADNIPVIYAYNKTDLAEVEIPKGAEDNVYLSAKRKTGIDDLVGAIREKAFAHYVCCEMLIPYDKGKVVSYFNDNATIKSTVYESNGVLISMECKEADYERYHQYCLV